The segment TCCTTGAAAAAACCTTTTGGAGTGAATATGTTTATCCTCATTGCCTTCGGCTTCATCTCCCATTCTGAAAGAAGGGCGCTTTCCTTGAGATTTGGGTCTTTCATTGTCCAGTATATCCCCATTGTGTCGAGCATCAGGACAGCGACATTCTTGGATATCTCTTTTGGCAGGTCAGAGATTGCTTCGGCAATCACGCCCATGGTATAGCTCTTTCCTGAGCCCCTCTTTCCGCATATGAAGATTACATG is part of the Candidatus Woesearchaeota archaeon genome and harbors:
- a CDS encoding DUF87 domain-containing protein produces the protein MPNSGMYDIIIGRDEEDKKKFGDVGTIFIGKHYVKMGQTTSLSNSIYLDVARSHVIFICGKRGSGKSYTMGVIAEAISDLPKEISKNVAVLMLDTMGIYWTMKDPNLKESALLSEWEMKPKAMRINIFTPKGFFK